The genomic region TGTCTGAAGCACTATGGGTGTGGGAGGTAGGTGCATAGACTCCCGTGTGATTGTGGTCTGAATGAGCTACCGTGTTAGCAGAGCCACTTCCTCCAAATGACACATTTAAGGTCACTTCACCTGTGTCCCCACCACCAGAAAGCCCCGTACCGGGATTGACAGCAGTGATGTCACCCGGAGTAAAATCCAACTCGGACTCGGAGACACACCCTGTACAGGTGAGATCTGACGCTTCATACGCTGACTGTGCCTGAAAGGCATAGCCCACAGAGGTCAGCGGCTGCCTCGGCGTCATCTCTGCATCGGTCTCGACCTTGATCCCCAGGTAATACTGAGTATCAAAGGAGAGATCAATGGGGTTCTCATCCCCAAGGTTTACGCTGAATACACCGTCGGTGACCTCTACCGACTGTGTCTCGTTCCAGAGGGCAGTGCCCCCGGTGTCCACATCGTAGATAGAAAATACAACGCTCACCGTTCCATCGATGGGCGTTCCTCCTGAGTCTGTCAGATACCCCTGATAGTTGATCTTCTGAGGAACTGCTGTATTACCCAGGTAGGGAAACACGGTTAAAAGCAAAAATACCCCCAGAAGACTGATTAAAACCCTCGCTGATCTTTTGCCTTTCATCTCTTTACCCTCCTTATAAGTGATTTATATTGTAAACAAATCAAATCATACCTGCCTAAACAATAAGCTCCATCACAAGAACACTTGAGTTCAAAAAACCTCTGTTGACAGGTTCAATCCCAGATCTTCTCTCTAAGGGTCTTGAAACCTGATCCTGGGGGTATGGGCCACGAGGAATTTGGACTTTTTGTTTTTGCTCAATTGGATGGAATTCTGAATCAACTCTTGCAGGGAACAAAGATGGATTGTACTACAAGGAGAGCCATCAGAATAGGAGAAAACCTCATTCCGTTCAGCCTGATGATAGGCGGAAATCATAGTTCCCCCCCTCATGCAATAACGGTACAAGGCCCAACGTAAAAAGTTGTTTACTCATAGCATAAATTCTTATTCTTGTCAACCAAAATATAGCCTCTCTGTAGTTCGCCTTTAGACCTCCTGAGTTTTATCTCCTTTATAATTACAGCCATCGTCATTATCTCCTATCTTGATGAATGCCCCCTCACCCTTACCGCTCGGCTATCTTCGACCCTGAGACTTCGGCGTGAGCTCAGTCGAACGCTCAGACCGAAGGGAGCTCGCCGCATGCCCTCTCCCCCAGGGGAGAGAGAATATGAGGAAACCCTGTGGCAAGCTACAGGGAATAATCAAGTTTAATCCAGCCTTATAGCAGTCTTGAGGACCTCTGTAATAAAGGGGTTATTGGAGGTCTTTAGTTCTTCAAACTCCTCAGTAGTGTATACAAGCGGTTCAATAGGAATGTCCGTAAGGTCAAGAACCTTCCCTTTCTGGACGCCTTTGCGTCGAACAGGGAGTCTGCCCTTATAAGACCACATCCTTTGAGGAGGCACTGTTCCTCCAAGCTCTCCCAAAAGATGTCATTCCTCTGCTCTCTCCCACTATACGGAGAGGATTTAAATGAGGTGGGGGCATATATTGACTAATCCATCTTTTTATGCTAAGTTATCAAAAAATATTAGATTAGAAGGCTTGTGATGTGGGTCCTTAAACTTATGCTCAAGAAGTATCCCTGGGTAGTGATGGGCCCCATTTTAGGGGGTAGTGCCCTGGTGGGGATCGCTATGGCCCACACCATTTATCAGGCCTCCCGCTATACTCCTCCCACTATCTCCATAGACAGGGAAGAGAACAAGAAAACACCTGAGGCTCGCCCTAGTCTTGACCACTATGCGATCATATTCCAGCAGGACCTCTTTGCCTCTGCCATATCGGGGGTTGAGGAGAGGGTGAAGGGGGAAGGTAGTGCGGTCCCTGCCTCTACCATACCTTTCAAGCTGAAGGGGACGGTGGTGGTGAGCCCGGGGGTCTCCTGTGCCGTCATTGAGGACCCCGCAACCAGGAAGCAAGAGCTCTATCATCAGGATGAGGTGGTATACGGGTATAAGATCGTAAAGATATTGAGAAACAAGGTGATTGTGGACAAGGATGGTCAGGAGGAGGTCGTGGAGGTGGCAGAGGAGAAGGAGAGGCCCCTAGCAGTGCCTGTGAAAAGATCGAGGAAGATCAAGAGGAGGCCTCTGCAGAGGCCTGTAAAGAAGGCCCCTTCCAAGGGTGAAGCACCTTTGGATTTAAGGTGAGGTAAAAAGATGGAAGGGTTGATGAACGGGAGAAGCGAGATCGCCCAGGTGGTCGAAACCCTCAAGAAGGCCTTTGATAGAGTGAGGAGGAATCAGGGCAGGAGGCCAGCGCAGGGTAAACACGGGTCTGAGGCCAGGTGGAGGACTATCCTCCTCAGGTGTCTCATCGGAGTCAACGTCTTGTTGCTGGCTTCAGTGATCACCTTTACCATCAAACCCGCCTGGTTGGCACAACTGAAGGGGCGTTTTTCCCCCCGTCCAATGGCAACTGTGGAAAAGAAGAAGGCCTCTGCCAAACCGCTTCCCAGGCCAGCGGCCAAAACGGTCAAGGCCCCTAAGGCCAAGACTGTGACGCAGGCAACACCTGCACCACAGGAGCCGAAGACTATCGCCAAGAGGATTGAAAGACCTCAGGTTGTTGTCCCAAAGAAGGTAGCAAGGCCTCACGTCACTACCCCTCCTTCTCTTCCTCCCAAGGTAGAGGATAAGGAGCTGGATGACTATATGGAGATCGGGGCCCTCTACGCCCAAAAGGGGAGGTACCAGAAGGCCGAGGGGTTGTTTCAAAAGGTCCTCAAGGAGGACCCCTCCTCTGCGAAGGCCCACAACAACCTGGGTTTCATCTATCTCAAGCAGGGGAAGTATGAGCTGGCTGAAAAGGAGTTCAAGGAGGCCCTGAAGATAGACCCCGCCTCTGTCCTCCCCTATTATAACTTGGCCTGCCTCTACAGCCGAAAGGGGATGGAGGTGGAGGCCCTCATCTACCTGAAAAGGGCCCTGAATAGGGATGAACGGGTAAAGCTATGGGCCATGAGCGATGAGGATTTTGAAGGGCTCAGGTCCGATGTGGTCTTTCAGGAGCTGGTGGGGATCTCATCTCCTGAAGAGGAGGGGATAAAAGAGGGATCGAGATGATATCCAGAAGGCTGCAGTTCTATATAGTCTTACTACTCTTCATTTCCCTTATGGGCAGTAGCTCCCATGCCGCCAAACTGGCCGAACCAGGTATTGAAGAAAAGGGCAGGTTGGTGACCATGGACTTTCGAGGGGTTGAGTTGACAGCCCTGGTCAAGTTCATCGGAGAGCTTACCGGCAAGAACTTCGTAGTTGACGAGAAGGTGCGGGGAAAGGTGACGGTCATCTCCCCCACCAAGATCACGGTGGGTGAGGCCTACAAGGTCTTCGAGTCCATCTTGGAGGTCCATGGCTACACCACCGTGCCAGCAGGAAAGGTGATCAAGGTGGTCCCCGCCACCGCTGCGAGGGGCAAGAGCCTCACCACGAGGGTGGGGACCGAGGTCCTGCCTGCCGCCGATACTATGATCACCCAGGTCATTCCTATAAGCTATGCCAATGTCAAAGACGTAAAGTCCCTCTTTACCCCCCTGGTCTCCAAGAACAGCCTCTTGGTCGCCTATCAGCCCACCAATACGCTCATCGTGACCGATGTACTCTCCAATATCAACAGATTATTAAAAATACTGAAAGAGGTTGACATCCCCGGTTCCGAGCTCCAGCTCACGGTGATCTGCCTGCAGTATGCCTCGGCCAAGGTAGTAGCCCAGGAGTTCGAGGACCTCTTTGAGGCAAGAAAAAAAAGGGGGGGGCGAGCCCCCAGACCCAAGGTGAAAGAGGTGGTTGAAATCAGTACCCCGGAGGAGTTCAAGCTCATCCCCGACGAGAGGACGAACTCTCTCATTGTATTGGCCACCGCTCAAACCATCAAGATGATCAAGGGGATCATCGAGAAATTGGATCAGGAGATCCCCAGGGGCAAGGGAAACATCCATATATACTATCTCCAGCATGCCGTGGCTGAGGACCTGGCCGCGGTCCTCAGCGGGGTGGCTAAGGAGGCGAAGGAAGGGACTAAGGCCGGGCCTCAGGCCATAAAAGGAAAGCTGCCTATCCTGGGGGAGGAGATCTCTATCATCGCTGACAAACCCACCAATTCCCTCATCATCATTGCCTCTCCTCAGGACTACGCCATTTTAGCGGAGGTGATCAAAAAACTCG from Deltaproteobacteria bacterium harbors:
- a CDS encoding tetratricopeptide repeat protein; translated protein: MEGLMNGRSEIAQVVETLKKAFDRVRRNQGRRPAQGKHGSEARWRTILLRCLIGVNVLLLASVITFTIKPAWLAQLKGRFSPRPMATVEKKKASAKPLPRPAAKTVKAPKAKTVTQATPAPQEPKTIAKRIERPQVVVPKKVARPHVTTPPSLPPKVEDKELDDYMEIGALYAQKGRYQKAEGLFQKVLKEDPSSAKAHNNLGFIYLKQGKYELAEKEFKEALKIDPASVLPYYNLACLYSRKGMEVEALIYLKRALNRDERVKLWAMSDEDFEGLRSDVVFQELVGISSPEEEGIKEGSR
- the gspD gene encoding type II secretion system secretin GspD; protein product: MISRRLQFYIVLLLFISLMGSSSHAAKLAEPGIEEKGRLVTMDFRGVELTALVKFIGELTGKNFVVDEKVRGKVTVISPTKITVGEAYKVFESILEVHGYTTVPAGKVIKVVPATAARGKSLTTRVGTEVLPAADTMITQVIPISYANVKDVKSLFTPLVSKNSLLVAYQPTNTLIVTDVLSNINRLLKILKEVDIPGSELQLTVICLQYASAKVVAQEFEDLFEARKKRGGRAPRPKVKEVVEISTPEEFKLIPDERTNSLIVLATAQTIKMIKGIIEKLDQEIPRGKGNIHIYYLQHAVAEDLAAVLSGVAKEAKEGTKAGPQAIKGKLPILGEEISIIADKPTNSLIIIASPQDYAILAEVIKKLDIVRAQVYVEALIAEVTLDKVKELGVEWNITEEAKKGKVKPYGGTSFGVIDAERAGALSGLIMGITKGYIPVGGVNIPDIKALLHIYSADSDVNVLSTPRLLTTDNEEAEIIVGEERPFLKSSQVTAEGSTVRTWEYKDVGITLKMTPHISKGKLLRLEIFTEIKGFLEELAGEVGAVVTTKRQASTSVIVEDGSTVVIGGLIRDDKTERASKVPLLGDIPILGWLFKARSQTKIKTNLLIFITPRIIISAEDLKRIAEKEQEGRKKHIEQSRQEKKKIFPLFEEEEYKVE